gagtgGGAATCAGAGGCAGAAGTTGCTGGGATGCTGTTTGCTAAAGCAGTGCTTTCCTACTGGTATTTCAGCTGCAACTGGTGTTTCTTTTCAGGACACAGGTATTGGGATGACCCAGGAGGAGCTGGTTTCTAACCTCGGTACCATTGCTCGATCAGGCTCAAAGGTAAcacccttctccctcccttaGGAAAGTCGTCTCCAATTACAGCCACTGTTCTTCTCCCAGgaatttctctttccattttgcCCCTtggcccccagcccagctgtgaaATTACACCCCTCTTGGAAGGTGAAACCCATTTGTGGAGTCTTCTGTCCCTTCCTGGTCCCTGCTGGGTACCGTGGGAGGCCCAGGGTGCCCACACAGGGCTAATGGGCCCTGTGTATAACACTGCTGCACCTGCCTGCCCTCACCCCCAAGCTCCTGCCTGCCCGAGCCATTGTTACTGCTCACACTCCTCAGCATTCACCCCGTggccaggggagcagcagctgtgtccCCACAGCAAGTTGTATATATGTACCTGACTTCTGTTTCCATCTCTGGAGTCACCATTTTAAGGTTTCCTGCTCCTGCTTGATCAAGCCCTCACTTGTTTTTCTGTACTGCCAGTGTTGCTCTAAGCAATGCTCTCCTTTTCCAGAGGTGAAGTCCCTTTGGAGAAACTCTCTTCCTTGGGCATCCTCCTGAGAGCACTGCTGCAGAAGTGTGGGGTGAGGGTGCTGGAATGCCAGGCTGCAGTGCTTGAGGAGCCTGGCTGGGAGATGGATTGCAGCCTCCCAGCGATACCTGAAGTCACTGAGTGTTGGTTGTGTCTTTGTTCCTCCAGGCTTTCCTggatgctctgcagagccaagCTGAAGCCAGCAGTAAAATCATTGGCCAGTTTGGAGTGGGTTTCTACTCAGCCTTCATGGTGGCTGATAAAGTGGAGGTGTTCTCACAgtctgcagagccaggcagccCAGGCTACCACTGGTCTTCTGATGGGTAAGGCTGGGGAGTGGAATGGCAGCGTGGGGGGCTGTGTCCAGACCATGCACAGACTGAACACTGTGCAAAGACACGGCTTATGGGGTCTTTCAGGACCTGGCTGACTGGTTTGGGTCCTGCTCAGGTTATGCACAGCATGTCCCAGGGTGGAAACCACAAGGACACACTTGCTGTGTCAGAGCAGGTGTGTTGTGGACTAACCAAGTGCCTGCCCCTgctgttccatccctgctgGCAGACAGTCAGCTTAGGGGGGCCCCAGACTGCAGGGACAAACTGAACCTCTTGGGACTTGTCCTCTCCTGGGGTTTGGCCTGAGGGCACCCAcagtgagcagagctgtgcagtgctgggtctGCTGGAACGTCTCTTCTggagggcagctctgtgggctcATCCTCTGCTTTCTGCATGAAGTTGCAAACATCTGTCATGGCAATGCTGTGGGCTGCTGGACTGTGTTGAAACTGGAGCTTCTGCAGGTGGCAAGCTCAGCATCCCCTTAAAATCTCCTCAGAATGAAGAATTAAATAAGTTATTTAAATTCTTTGGAAAACATCTGTTAATGAAGACATCAGACTGTCTTGGGTTTTCAGTAGCTGGTGCCTTTGCACAGCAGTGTGTCCCagtctggctctgcagggaaaaCAGCCACATGTAAACAGTCACATGTTTGGAGGGTTTCTCAGAGCCACAGGGAGCATTCAGGCATTCCagattttctgccttttccttttggCACCGAAGTGCTCTTAGTTTAATAAACCATTTTTCTGTCTTATCATGGATGTATCTGAGGCACAAGCTGACACAGAGTTTGTTTCTAATCCTAGTTCAGGAATGTTTGAGATTGCAGAAGCATCTGGGGTCAGAACTGGGACTAAGATTATTATACATCTCAAAGAAGACTGCAAGGAGTTTGCAAACGAAGACCGAGTGAAGGGTGAGTGGAGGAGGGTTTGGTGTTACCCCCTGAGTCTCTGTGGAGTGGCAAGtgattttacagcatttttcctGTCCTGCAACTCTGTTCACCTGCTGTTACTGAGGGAATTCTTACTGTGTTGTTTTCACAAAGGTGACTCTTCTatgtcttctttcctttccagaGGTGGTGACAAAATACAGCAACTTCATCAGCTTCCCCCTGTACCTCAATGGGAGGAGAATTAACACGCTGCAGGTGAGCAGGAGGCCACAGGCAGGTCACTCATGGAGATGAACCACTTCAGTCCTCTGGTGGGGACAGGGAACACCAtaaagctgctgctgtccctggaaATCAGGGGAGGATAGTCCAGCATATCACAGACCTTGTAGGGCTCAGTTAAATAGAACAAAAGGAGACAATCCAGCAGAAGTTGTGCCTGGAACTGCTTGTTACACTTATTGTGGAGTATTCTTGCAGATTAGCAAGATCTGGATCTTCCCTTAACCTGAACTGttatttcagtgcttttaaTGCTTATTTTAACTGTTGAAACCAGGTGACATGTTAGTGCTGTAGGGATTGCCTGTGTCACTGGTGagctctcctctccctgcagtttTCCTGTCCCTCAGCATGAGACAGCCAGTGCCAAGGAATGGTTGGGCTTCTTTAGCAGCTCAGCTCACAACCAGATTTACATTCCCATCTCCTGGCTGGGCACTGTTTGATGCTGGCATTTTCTGACCACTTAGATGATATTGCAGCCAGATCCATTTTAGTCAGATGTTCTTGGCCCAATTGCAGCCATCGCCTGGGAGAAATTAATTAcctttaaagcaaaaattgaTGAATCGTTTTCCTCCAGCATCTCCTTTTCTGATTGTTTAAAGCTTCCTCCCCTAAGACAGCAGGCAGAGAACAAGtgtgtggcttttttgtttcctggaaTCTGGCACTGACTGCACAGACTTTCAAGACTGTACTTAAACATTTTATCATGTTAATTTATCTAAGATTCTGTAATTGCTGTTATTAGTGACTGATTATTTATTTGGATTCCTGCATAATAGTGTTTTTCTTCCAAAGGCTTTCTGGCTGTGCCCCTTAAattacaaaaccagaaatagCTTTAGACAGCTGTTTGCTCTCTACCTGACAATCAATAGAACAGGctccctggagaagagcagtAGTAGAGCAAGGGGTGAAATGCCCTTAATAGAGTCGTGGACTTTTATCTCCTCATCAGAAAGTCTGTTTTCCCTTGAGATACAGCAACAGCTTTATTCTCATTATGCTCCCATTTCATGCCTTTTCTTTATCCAGGATCTTGGCTTTGTGTTTTTTCACACGTCAGTGTCAGTTCACTGAAAACAGAGCCACAGTTCCCTGATGGGGATTCTCCCAGATGAGCTCCTGAATGCTTGCCATGTATTTCACAGCATGGAGCTGGAGGCTTTTCCAGTCTAACTGGGATAACTGTAGCTCAAGTGAACCTCTGGGAACGCAGCACTTTACCCAACACAGCTGCTGGAAAGCACCTCAGTTCCCCCCGAGTCCCTAATCCTACCTGTGATCCTGCAAACCCTCCAGGACACTTGTGTGTGCTGGAAATGTTCTGAAGCCATCTGTGGAACAGGCTCTGAGGCAGAGGAATCCTTAAGGAGTGTGGCAGCATGGCAAGGCTGCCAGGGCCCTGAATCCCTTGGACTCTGCTAGGTGGAGGGTGGGCTGGATGTTTGTGTTGCCCCCAGAAATTGCTCCTGTCGCTCTTTAGGGCTTGAGTGGCAAAGAGTGGCAGTGAGTCATGTGGAATTCACCCCACTGGAAACATGAGGGTCTCAGTTGAGTCCCACATCTGCTTAGgtactgaaaactgaaatgtgaTGTGAGCACAGACTGAGTGCTCCAGGAAGTACTGGAGGGGttagagcagcagcaggtgtgGGACAGCAGCGTGGCCATGGGACAGGGCCTGGTCTGGAGCCTGTGGCTTCAGTGCACGTGTTGATGTGTGAAATGGTGCTGGAGCACTTTGTGACCCTGAGCAGGGGTGGCCCAGTGCTTACACAGCATCTCCCAGTCTGCTCCAGAACAAATCAGCACAAAACAGCCAGTGCAGGAGTTGCTTCACAAGTTTTCAGCTGGGATAATGACCTCCATCAGAGAGGCAGGCTGAGTACAAGAGAATCACTTaaacttttgcttttcctttgctggcCAGGCCTTGAGATACTCGACCAGTACTGCCAGTCAGATGAGCTGTGGGCTCTGTCCAGGGTGCTCTGGGCCATGGGCAAGTATGAGGCAATGGAGATTAGCCAAATCCCTTTTGTTCTGGGCTACACAAAGCTGCCTTGTGTATGTCACAGGGCAAGAGTTACCTCTGAGAGGTGACCTGAGGCTGGCTGAGGGGCAGTAATTTTCAGTCAGTGATAACATGCCTGAACCACATTCCACTGCCCCTGGGTTATACAGAGGAGTCTGTTTGAAAGATCCTGTTTCCTTGCTCCATCATCCTGGAGGGAAAGTGCCACTCAGGAAGAGACCTGTGCTGTGAGGTCACAGGACTTGAGAGCTGATGGGAAGTtgtctccctgctcctcctccacaGGCTCTCTGGATGCTGGACCCCAAGGACATTGGGGAGTGGCAGCACGAGGAGTTCTACCGCTTCATAGCACAGGCGTACGACAAGCCCCGCTACGTCCTGCACTACAAGACCGACGCTCCCCTCAACATCCGCAGCATCTTCTACGTGCCTGAGCAGGTGGGTGTCCTGCTGtccagagagctgggggtgtttagcctgaagaagaggaggctcagaggtgacctcagcactgtctggaactgcctgaagggaagttctggccaggtgggggttggtctcttctcccaggcactcagcaataggacaagggggcacgatgggctcaagctctgccaggggaaattgaagttggagagcagaaaaaattctttgcagagagagtgctcaggcattggaatgggctgcccagagagggagtggattccccatccctggaggtttttcaactgagcttggccgtggcactgagtgccatgatctggtaaagggactggagttggaccaagggttggacttgatgatctcggaggtcttttctaacccagtccattctatcattctctgatctgcccagctgctctggaagggagggtgggagggcagcacagctccttAGGGAGAGGAGGCAGCTCAGGCTGTGGAGGAGTGTCCTGTGTGGCATCTCTGCAGTGGGCTGGGTGCCACAAGGTAGTTGTGGGGATACTGAGCCACAGGGGCAGGGGGATGGCTCAGGTAGGTCCCTGGGGAAAAATCTGAGCTCTTGTTGGGTTCAGCACTGTATGGAAGACCACAGTGTGACCTGGTAGTGTGCAGCTGGGCACTCTGCACAGTGCTGGTGTTACCTCCTGTCTCTTGTTCCGGCAGAAACCATCCATGTTTGACATCAGCAGGGAAATGGGCTCCAGCGTTGCCCTCTACAGCCGCAAAATCCTCATCCAAACCAAAGCTGCAGACATCCTGCCTAAGTGGCTGCGTTTTCTTAGAGGTGTGTGCTGGGACTGGGAACAGTGGGCTGTAGACCATGGCTTTGTGAGGGGTGTATTCCTGAGCCTGAGGGTTGCTCTCTGTTCCAGGTGTTGTGGACAGTGAGGATATACCCCTGAACCtcagcagggagctgctgcaggagagtgCCCTTATCAGGTAAGCAAAGGTAGATCCTGTTGGCTGCTGAGGCTCTTTCAGCTTCTTGCTGGCTCAGGAGGGGACATGGTGGGATGGCAACAGGGGCTTGGAGTGACCTGGCATGTAAACTGCCATCCGTGAGAATTTCTGTAGTCTGCAAAGTGAGGTTTTTCTCAGACAGCTGCCATTGTTGGCACTTGAAGGGTGTATAAGAGTAGGCTCTCACTTATTAACATTGGAGCTGTTATCTTGTTGGATTTGATGGCTAACTTTGTATTCTACAGCTGGTGAAGTGCCTCTGCCTTCACTGTAGTCAGGAAATTAACCCTGTCACTTCAGAGTGCATTTTGGGGCCTTCAGAAAAGGTTCCTCCAAGTGTAACCTTGAGTTCCGAGTCCCTGAGGATTAGAGCTCCAGCAGAACGTTTGGACACTGCTCTATCTGCAGCTTAAGAGCTGCTCCTGACAGAAGTACAAAGAATAAATGTAGAACCATAAGGGGAAAGAGATGGTGGACTCCCTACAACCCTGCACACAGAGAGAGATGTTCACCTAAAACCTCCTGTCTTGCTCTAGCAGCTCTCTTTAAAAAGGcttgttcctgctgcaggaagCTCCGCGATGTTTTGCAGAAGAGATTGATCAAGTTCTTCATTGACCAGAGCAAGAAGGACCCTGAGAAATATGCCAAGTTCTTTGAGGAGTATGGAGTATTCATGAGAGAGGGGATTGTGACAATAGCAGAGCAGGATGTCAAGGTACCAGGAGTCCTGAAGCACTGCAGATGATGGGAAAGGTTACTGGCTCCTGCCTTGAGCTGGGATGAGGGAGACTGCTACTTCTCCATGAAACTTGCATGCCTGTAACTTGTGTTCCTGGACCTACCATGACCTATGGATGCTCTAGTGCCCAAACTCCCTTTCTGACTGGGTGCTGCCTCCCAGTTATTTTGAGACCTTGCAGAGTCTCTGTACCCACACTGTAGTCAGCCCTTCCTGATGTAACATGAGCTACAACAGGCAACAAAATAGGGCTTTCCCCTCCTGTTGCCCTCTGCCTGCATTGCCATTTTTAGGAGAGTTTGACCTACATCCCACCTAGGCCACTTTTCTACCTCCTTAATATCTGGAGCAGGAAGGCAGGGATTCGGAACCCCATGAGCAGGGCTGCAAAGAGGCCCGTGTGCTCCAGCAGGAattcctggggctgggagcagtggggtgGAGGTGCAGGGCCCTGCAGTGAGCTGTGACGTTCCCTGCAGGAGGACATAGCCAAGCTGCTGCGCTACGAGTCGTCGGCGCTGCCCGCGGGGCAGCTCACCAGCCTGCCCGACTACGCGTCCCGCATGAAGGCCGGCAGCAGGAACATCTACTACCTGTGTGCCCCCAACCGCCACCTGGCCGAGCACTCCCCCTACTTCGAGGCCATGAAGAAGAAGGACATGGAGGTGGGTGAGCAGTGGTGCCATGGCCACAccctcagctgctggagctcagagcTAAGCAGGGCAGCgaggctggggatggagccccGCCTTTGCATGGATTCCTCTGTCTGTGCTCAGACTGCGGGTGAGGCCAGGAGGGACCTGTCACACGCTTTAGCCACAACACAAAAAAGACATcaagctcttagagagtgtccaaaggaggccatgaggatggtgaagggtctggtgGGGAAGCCTTATGAGtagtggctgagggcacttggtttgttcagcctggcaAAGAGACTGAGGGCAGACCTTATTGGGGTCTTCAACATACTCACGAGGGGCAGCACCAATCTCTTCACTCTCTTGTGACCAGTGATAGGATCCAAGGAAACaacagcatgaagctgagtcaggggaggcGTCGGCTGGATATCAGAAGGAGGTTTTTCACCCacagggtggttgggcactgaacaggctccccagggcagtgggcacagcaccaaacctATCTGAgtttaagaagcatttggacaatgctttcaggcacaCTAGTGGGATTCTGGGGGTatcctgcacagggccaggagttggacttgatggtcctggtgggtcctttccaactcagcatattctgtgagtTAGTACTTGTGCAAACATCTAGTTCTGCCTTCTGTTTCATACCTTTGCTGAaccccagagcaggagcccaggagctgctgtgcagggctgtaAGGGTGTTTCAGGTGTCCTCTGTGGGCACATGGCCCTCTCAAGACTGGAGTCAGTGCTGGTTCTGACAGTAGGACTTGTTCAGGTGCAGACCTGCCAGACATGTTAACATATCCCTTTGAGGGTTTGCTTTCACTGGGGCCCTGAGTGATAAGCACCGTGGGGTTGAACCTGCAAATTTACCATGTGATGTTCTTGCTGTTCAGTGCAGAGTTgccttgggaaggagggaatgcTGTTACCTCCAAACTATGTGTTGCTGTCCCTGTTCTGGCACAGGTGCTGTTCTGCTATGAGCAGTTTGACGAGCTGACACTCTTGCACCTCCGTGAGTTCGACAAGAAGAAGCTGATCTCTGTGGAGACAGACATTGTTGTAGATCACTACAAGGAAGAGAAGTTCGAGGAGAGCCGCCCAGGTACCGTGAGGCTTCCCTggcctgtcctgctgccacccTGTGGCAGCCAGTGAGGggacacctcctgctcctgtaGCTCCTCCTTTGCACCTTGTCGTTCCTGTGCTCTGAGGTGACCTGGAGTTCTTGCAGAACCCTTTCATCCCACGTGATCAAAGTTTAAGCAAATTTAAACGGATGGACTGTCATGTGTGGAGGTGCCATGATTTGATTTTAACCCCACACGTACAGCTGGTGCTCTGACAGAGGCAGGCAGGCTCTGGCAGGGCATGAACCTGCCCCCTCCGGGGATGGTGTGGTCTGGGATGAGGGTGTGTAGGTGTGTGCTGAGTGGTGCTGGTTTCCCATTCCCACAGAAGGACTGATAAATGCAAGTGTGAAAGGGGCCTGAGCTCAGGAGCTGCCCATTGCACAGTACAGATGCACACTCATGTGTGCCCTCTTTCCCTGCCAGCTGGAGAACGCCTGACAGAGAAGGAGGCTGAGGATCTGATGGCCTGGATGAAGAATGCCTTGGGCTCTCGAGTCACTGGAGTTAAGGTGGGTATTCTGTGTCTGGCTAACTGAGTATGGGAGATCCATGAAGGTAATGATCGAGGCAAAAAAGGTTGCTTGGGGTTCTGCTGCCACAGATTTCTCTTTGGACCCTGAGGCAAGTCATTCTCCATGCCTCCTGTCTGTACACGGTATGGATGAGGGCATTTGTCATTTGGATGGtcagtgtggcagcagcagaaccaTATCCTAGTGCATAATGAGCAAAGCCCATGTTCCTAGTTGATGCTTATGTTACCAGAACAGGCTTTTGTGGTGACTTTCTTGCCTGTGGACTAGAAAGGTGTATTGGCAGGGAATACTTTGGGTGCAGCTGCAACCCACTCTCTGTGGGCCAGTGGGGCCATTTGGGCCCCCAGGTTTCCTGCTGGTTTAGGCAGCacctgtgggatggggatgcaTCACATGGAGGCTGGTTGTGTGCTGAGGAGCCTCCAGGTGCTCAGACCTGCCCCTCTGTAGCActgtgtgctctgctgcagccctgacAGTGTGTGCCCCGCAGGTGACGCCCCGGCTGGACACGCACCCTGCCATGATCACCGTGCTGGAGATGGGCGCTGCCCGCCACTTCCTGCGCATGCAGCAGCTGGCCAAGACCCAGGAGGAGCgagcccagctcctgcagcccaccctggaGATCAACACAGGGTAAgggggcacagcaccagcactaGGCCTAGGgcactgcagcccctctggggtGGGGGCAGTGTAAGGCTCCCGGTTAGCAGAGCCCTCCTCATTAGGTGCACCCTGTGCTGCAGCGAGGCTGTGTGCCACCATCAGTGTGACCCATCCATATACACAGTGTATATGGGGACCAGGGGGGTTATAGGAACAGgtgggagagaagaaagaagccCCAAGAACAGGAAGTTGCTTTCTGTGACCCACCTTGGCTTAGCTGCTCATTCTGGAAATTTCTCATTGTGTCCAAAATCACTGAGTCTCAGTGCTGGTCTCTCTCTTACAGGCACACTCTGATTAAGAAGCTCAACGAGCTGAAGGACAGTCAGCCTGATCTGGCCCAGCTGTTGCTTGATCAGGTGAGAACCAGACCTTCTCCAGAAGCAGCACCATCCTCCTGTGCTCTTCCAGGCTGCAGACCATGcatggcagggaatgggatggaCCATTTCAGTGGGCAAGAATTGCATCTTTCTGTGGGTATTTCCAGGACTTGTGGCCAGTATGTTTTCCTGTCAGGTGGCCTAGAAGACACACTTGGTTTGAGAATGCAAATGCTGGAGAGTGAtattcctttcctccctcttgCAGGTCACTCTTGCTGCTTATTTAgtgctttcttctccttttcagaTTTATGAGAATGCCATGATTGCAGCAGGACTGAATGAGGATCCCAGGCCAATGGTGAGCCGGCTGAACGAGCTCCTCACCAAAATCCTGGAGAAGAACTGAGCCCCAAGAACTGAAGGATGAACTCTGTGCTGATCTCTCCTGCCTCAAGTGCAGTCACTCTCTCAGCAGCTGCTTGCAGGCAGTGCCATCATGGGATTcacagggcagagggcagggacagtgccagggacatccagccctccctgcccaggaaggaGCCGC
This genomic window from Pithys albifrons albifrons isolate INPA30051 chromosome 16, PitAlb_v1, whole genome shotgun sequence contains:
- the TRAP1 gene encoding heat shock protein 75 kDa, mitochondrial; amino-acid sequence: MAAVAARGARQVLRALRPLPALRPLGAAPRPAAKGAACLQRQDLHCWSLRYNVGAASVPAARGYSTQPAESKEEEPLHTIISNTENVKGAASKHEFQAETKKLLDIVARSLYSEKEVFIRELISNGSDALEKLRHRLMAEGKALPEMEIHLQTDSGKGTITIQDTGIGMTQEELVSNLGTIARSGSKAFLDALQSQAEASSKIIGQFGVGFYSAFMVADKVEVFSQSAEPGSPGYHWSSDGSGMFEIAEASGVRTGTKIIIHLKEDCKEFANEDRVKEVVTKYSNFISFPLYLNGRRINTLQALWMLDPKDIGEWQHEEFYRFIAQAYDKPRYVLHYKTDAPLNIRSIFYVPEQKPSMFDISREMGSSVALYSRKILIQTKAADILPKWLRFLRGVVDSEDIPLNLSRELLQESALIRKLRDVLQKRLIKFFIDQSKKDPEKYAKFFEEYGVFMREGIVTIAEQDVKEDIAKLLRYESSALPAGQLTSLPDYASRMKAGSRNIYYLCAPNRHLAEHSPYFEAMKKKDMEVLFCYEQFDELTLLHLREFDKKKLISVETDIVVDHYKEEKFEESRPAGERLTEKEAEDLMAWMKNALGSRVTGVKVTPRLDTHPAMITVLEMGAARHFLRMQQLAKTQEERAQLLQPTLEINTGHTLIKKLNELKDSQPDLAQLLLDQIYENAMIAAGLNEDPRPMVSRLNELLTKILEKN